Within the Ochrobactrum sp. Marseille-Q0166 genome, the region CACGGCGCTATCGCCAAACGATGCTTCTGCCTCGCGTCGCGCACTGTCGAGTGCAGTTAAAAAATCGGCGGGATCGTCAACCCGACGCATACCCTTGCCGCCACCGCCCGCGCGCGCCTTAATCAGCACAGGATACCCTATGCGACCCGCCTCGCCTTTGAGAAAGGCTACATCCTGATTATCGCCATGATAGCCGGGCACGACTGGCACGCGCGCCTTTTCCATCAGTGCCTTGGCGGCATCTTTCAGCCCCATGGCGCGGATAGCTTTTGCCGAAGGGCCTATGAAGGTGAGACCTGCGGCCTTGACAGCATCCACAAATCCCGCATTTTCAGAGAGAAAACCATAGCCGGGATGAATGGCTTCCGCGCCGGTATCCAGTGCCGCTTTGATGATGGCTTCAATGTTCAGATAGCTCTGCGAAGACTGCGCCGGTCCGACGCGCACAGCCTCATTGGCCATCTCCACATGCAAAGCATTGGCGTCTGCGTCTGAATAAATCGCGACAGTGGCAATGCCCAATTTGTTCGCCGTTCGGATAACCCGGCAGGCGATTTCTCCGCGATTGGCAATCAGTATTTTTTGAAACATCTGATCGCCCTCTTTACATTCTAAACATGCCGAAGCGCGTCGGCTCAGTTAGCGCATTCAGCGTTGCGGAAAGCGACAGGCCAAGCACTTGGCGGCTCTTGCGCGGATCGACAATGCCGTCATCCCAAAGGCGGGCCGATGCATAAAGCGGATGGCTCTGACGTTCGAACATTTCCAGCGTCGGGCGCCTGAACTCCGCTTCCTCGTCCGCCGACCATGTACCGCCGCTGCGTTCGATCCCGTCGCGCTTAACCGTTGTCAGAACACCCGCCGCCTGTTCGCCGCCCATCACCGCAATGCGACTGTTGGGCCATGTCCACAGGAAGCGCGGCGAATAAGCCCGCCCCGCCATGCCGTAGTTTCCCGCCCCATAGGATGCGCCAATCAGCATGGTGATCTTCGGAACATTGGCGGTTGCTACGGCCGTCACCAGCTTCGCGCCATGCTTGGCGATGCCTTCGGCTTCATATTTGCGACCGACCATAAAGCCGGTGATATTCTGCAAAAACACCAGCGGAATATTGCGCTGACAGCAAAGTTCGATGAAATGCGCGCCTTTGAGTGCTGCTTCAGAAAACAGCACGCCATTATTGGCGATAATGCCGACCGGCATTCCATAAAGGCTGGCAAAACCACATACCAGCGTGGGGCTAAAACGCGCCTTGAACTCATCAAACTGGGAACCATCGACTAGCCTCGCAATCAACTCGCGCACATCATAGGGAATGCGCGTATCAGCCGAGACAATGCCAAGAATTTCTTCCGCGTCATAAAGGGGTGCAGCACCATCCCCTCTTGCAATGAATGCGCGCTTTTCACTGTTGAGATTAGCGGCAATGGCACGAGCAATTTGCAGTGCATGAGCATCGTCATTGGCGAGATGATCCGCGACACCGGATAGCCTTGTATGCGTATCGCCGCCACCAAGATCTTCCGCGCTCACCACTTCGCCGGTTGCGGCCTTCACCAGCGGCGGACCAGCAAGAAAGATCGTGCCCTGATTGCGCACGATGACCGTCTCGTCGCTCATGGCAGGCACGTAAGCGCCGCCCGCGGTGCACGATCCCATGACGACCGCGATTTGCGGGATACCTGCCGCCGACATCTGCGCCTGATTATAAAAGATGCGCCCGAAATGATCGCGATCCGGGAACACCTCGTCCTGATTGGGCAGGTTCGCCCCGCCGGAATCAACCAGATAAATGCAGGGCAAGCGATTCTCGCCTGCGATCTCCTGCGCGCGCAGATGCTTTTTCACGGTAATTGGATAATAAGTGCCTCCCTTCACCGTCGCATCATTGCAGACAATCATGCATTCACGACCCGACACGCGCGCGATGCCGGTGATGATACCGCCCGAAGGTGCCACACCATCATACATGCCATGCGCTGCCGTCATCCCCACTTCCAGAAACGGCGAACCCGGATCGATGAGTTGCGCAACACGATCACGCGGCAAAAGTTTTCCGCGTGCGATATGACGTTCACGCGCTTTTTCACCGCCGCCATCCATGGCAATGCGCGATGCCTCAGCGACTACATCAATTGCTGCAAGCATGGCTTTGCGGTTGGCTTTAAAAGCGGCGCTGCGCTTTGAGATTTCAGATTTCAGAACCGGCATCAGCGGGTCTCCTGAAACAGTTCCCGTCCGATCAGCATACGGCGGATTTCCGACGTGCCTGCACCGATTTCATAAAGCTTTGCGTCACGTAAGAGACGGCCGGTCGGATAATCATTGATATAGCCATTGCCGCCCAGCGCCTGTATCGCCTGCAACGCCATCTGCGTCGCGTTTTCCGCAGCATAGAGAATGCAGCCCGCCGCATCCTTACGCGTCGTCTCACCGCGATCACAACTCGCCGCGACCGCATAAACATAGGCGCGAGAAGCGTTGAACAGCACATACATATCGGCAAGCTTGCCCTGCATAAGCTGGAACTCGCCAATCGGTTGGTCAAACTGTTTGCGCTCATGCACATAAGGCATGACGACATCGAGACATGCTGCCATGATGCCAAGCGGGCCACCCGCCAGTACCACCCGCTCATAATCAAGCCCGGACATCAGCACATTGACGCCCTTGCCCACTTCACCGAGCAGATTTTCAGCCGGAACTTCACAATCCTCAAACACCAGTTCGCAGGTGTTGGAGCCGCGCATACCGAGCTTGTCTAATTTCTGCGCAGTGGAGAAACCTTTGAAAGTTTTCTCAATGATGAAAGCGCTGATGCCACGCGAACCAACAGACGGGTCAGTCTTGGCATAAACCACCAGCACTTCGGCATCAGGACCGTTGGTGATCCACATCTTGTTGCCGTTGAGAACGTAACTCTCGCCGCGCTTTTCAGCCGTTAGTTTCATCGAAACGACGTCGGACCCAGCCCCTGGCTCTGACATGGCAAGCGCGCCGACATGCTCGCCTGAAATAAGCTTCGGCAGATATTTTGCACGCTGTTCGGCGGAGCCATTACGCGTAATCTGATTGACGCAGAGATTGGAATGCGCGCCATAGCTGAGGCCAATTGAGGCCGATGCGCGGCTGATTTCTTCCATAGCAACGCAATGGGCCAGATAGCCCATGCCTGCACCGCCGTAATCTTCAGATGCGGTAATGCCCAGCACACCGAGATCACCCAGTTCACGCCAAAGATGCATAGGAAATGCGTTATTGCGATCGGTATCAGCGGCAAGCGGCGCAATGCGGCTTTCCGCAAAACGGCGCACCGTATCACGAAGGGCTTCGATCTCCTCGCCAAGACCGAAATTCATGCCCGAAGCAAACATACTCGTCCTCCACAAGTTCTGCCCGGCTGCTGTTTTTGAAAACAGCTATGTTCCGTTCAGAGTGTCGTGTGGAGACCAATTAGGCAATGGCTTTGCGCGACGTTCTGTGGCTATTTATTCCCCTATTGCGAAATTTTATTTCGTATTATTTTCGGGTGTGCGCTTAGCCCTGTTGAAGATCAGCAATCTCGCGGTAAAGCTCCAGTGCTTGCGGATTTGCCAGGGCTTCACGGTTTTTCACCTCCCTTCCATGCACGATATCGCGCACGGCGAGTTCGACAATTTTCCCTGACTTGGTACGTGGAATATCGCTGACAGCGACAATCTTCGCAGGTACATGGCGTGGTGTGGCGCCAGTGCGGATTTTGGTCTTGATCCGCGCTTTGAGATCCTCATCAAGCGATTCACCCTCAACAAGCCGCACAAAGAGCACCACGCGCACGTCATTGTCCCAATCCTGCCCGATGCAAAGCGCTTCTGCGACTTCTGCCATCTGCTCGACCTGATTGTAGATTTCCGCTGTACCGATACGGACACCACCCGGATTGAGCGTCGCATCCGAACGACCATGGATGATAATGCCGTCATGTTGGGTCCATTCAGCAAAATCGCCATGGCACCAGATATTGTCGAAACGCTCAAAATAGGCCGCCTGATATTTTGCGCCTTCAGGGTCATTCCAGAACTGGAGCGGCATACAGGGGAATGCTTTCGCGCAGACCAGCTCGCCTTTCTCGCCGCGCACGGGCTTGCCATTGTCATCCCAGACATCGACGGCCATGCCGAGACCCGCGCCCTGAATTTCGCCTTGCCAGACAGGTTCTGTCGGCACGCCCAGTACGAAACAGGAAACAATGTCCGTTCCTCCCGAAATGGATGCCAGATGCACATCCCCCTTGATTGCCTCATAGACAAAAGCAAAGCCTTCCGGCGACAGCGGCGAGCCTGTCGAGGAAATGGTGCGAAGTGCAGACAGATTGTGGGTTTCACCGGGACGTAGCCCGGCTTTCAAAACAGCGTCGATGAATTTTGCCGACGTACCGAAATAGGTCATGTCTTCGGACGCCGCATAATCGAACAGAACATTGCCATCGGGATAGAAAGGCGAGCCATCATAGAGCAGAAGCGTTGCGCCTGATGCGATACCCGACGCCAGCCAGTTCCACATCATCCAGCCGCAGGTGGTGAAATAGAAGAATCGGTCACCTTCGCGAATATCCGCGTGCAGGCTATGCTCCTTAAGATGCTGCAACAGTACACCGCCAGCACGATGCACGATGCATTTTGGAATGCCGGTCGTACCCGACGAAAAGAGAATGTAGATCGGGTGGTCGAATGGCAGCCGCATGAACTCGACTGCTTTTTCTCTGATTGGGTTTAGTGCCGCATCAAGTGCAATGCCGTTTGCAACCTTGCCGGCGACCGCCTCCGCTTCGCCGAGATAGGTGACGATAACCGAGCGCTTGCAATCCGGGAGCTTGGCTGCCACTTCGGCAACCTTGTCGCTCACATCAATGCGTTTGCCATTATACCAATAGCCATCGCAGGCAAAGAAAAGCTTGGGGTCGATCTGACCAAAACGATCCAGCACACCCTGTGCCCCGAAATCCGGCGAGCACGAAGACCACACGGCACCGATAGACGAAGCGGCCAGCATCAGGGCCACGGCTTCCGGCATGTTGGGCATCATGCCCGCAATGCGATCACCGGGCTTTACTCCTTCTGCAAGCATGAACTGCTGAAGCTTTGAGACCAGCGCATGAAGGTCATGCCATGTCAGGCGGCGCTCGACCTTGTCTTCACCACGAA harbors:
- a CDS encoding isovaleryl-CoA dehydrogenase, with amino-acid sequence MNFGLGEEIEALRDTVRRFAESRIAPLAADTDRNNAFPMHLWRELGDLGVLGITASEDYGGAGMGYLAHCVAMEEISRASASIGLSYGAHSNLCVNQITRNGSAEQRAKYLPKLISGEHVGALAMSEPGAGSDVVSMKLTAEKRGESYVLNGNKMWITNGPDAEVLVVYAKTDPSVGSRGISAFIIEKTFKGFSTAQKLDKLGMRGSNTCELVFEDCEVPAENLLGEVGKGVNVLMSGLDYERVVLAGGPLGIMAACLDVVMPYVHERKQFDQPIGEFQLMQGKLADMYVLFNASRAYVYAVAASCDRGETTRKDAAGCILYAAENATQMALQAIQALGGNGYINDYPTGRLLRDAKLYEIGAGTSEIRRMLIGRELFQETR
- a CDS encoding acetoacetate--CoA ligase is translated as MIKTASIATQPLWRPDASRITTSALEHFRVRAEAKAGRELPDFQTLHSWSVEDRAAFWTLLWDFCGVIGERGQTALVDRGHMREAKFFPDAKLNFAENLLRYKGNGEAIIFRGEDKVERRLTWHDLHALVSKLQQFMLAEGVKPGDRIAGMMPNMPEAVALMLAASSIGAVWSSCSPDFGAQGVLDRFGQIDPKLFFACDGYWYNGKRIDVSDKVAEVAAKLPDCKRSVIVTYLGEAEAVAGKVANGIALDAALNPIREKAVEFMRLPFDHPIYILFSSGTTGIPKCIVHRAGGVLLQHLKEHSLHADIREGDRFFYFTTCGWMMWNWLASGIASGATLLLYDGSPFYPDGNVLFDYAASEDMTYFGTSAKFIDAVLKAGLRPGETHNLSALRTISSTGSPLSPEGFAFVYEAIKGDVHLASISGGTDIVSCFVLGVPTEPVWQGEIQGAGLGMAVDVWDDNGKPVRGEKGELVCAKAFPCMPLQFWNDPEGAKYQAAYFERFDNIWCHGDFAEWTQHDGIIIHGRSDATLNPGGVRIGTAEIYNQVEQMAEVAEALCIGQDWDNDVRVVLFVRLVEGESLDEDLKARIKTKIRTGATPRHVPAKIVAVSDIPRTKSGKIVELAVRDIVHGREVKNREALANPQALELYREIADLQQG
- a CDS encoding carboxyl transferase domain-containing protein, giving the protein MPVLKSEISKRSAAFKANRKAMLAAIDVVAEASRIAMDGGGEKARERHIARGKLLPRDRVAQLIDPGSPFLEVGMTAAHGMYDGVAPSGGIITGIARVSGRECMIVCNDATVKGGTYYPITVKKHLRAQEIAGENRLPCIYLVDSGGANLPNQDEVFPDRDHFGRIFYNQAQMSAAGIPQIAVVMGSCTAGGAYVPAMSDETVIVRNQGTIFLAGPPLVKAATGEVVSAEDLGGGDTHTRLSGVADHLANDDAHALQIARAIAANLNSEKRAFIARGDGAAPLYDAEEILGIVSADTRIPYDVRELIARLVDGSQFDEFKARFSPTLVCGFASLYGMPVGIIANNGVLFSEAALKGAHFIELCCQRNIPLVFLQNITGFMVGRKYEAEGIAKHGAKLVTAVATANVPKITMLIGASYGAGNYGMAGRAYSPRFLWTWPNSRIAVMGGEQAAGVLTTVKRDGIERSGGTWSADEEAEFRRPTLEMFERQSHPLYASARLWDDGIVDPRKSRQVLGLSLSATLNALTEPTRFGMFRM